In one Nicotiana tomentosiformis chromosome 6, ASM39032v3, whole genome shotgun sequence genomic region, the following are encoded:
- the LOC138894685 gene encoding uncharacterized protein, which translates to MTEKGLLIVVLAFDKFQAYLIGTKVIVYTDHAIFKLETRNHVAEGDFFKKTFPDEQLLAITAGEVPWYANFVNYLASGEMPPDLEPYAKKKFLRDVRYQRTGTITKRHKMPLHGIMEVEIFDVWGIDFMGPFPLSSGCNHIFVAVDYVSKWVEAIALPTNDAEVVATL; encoded by the exons ATGACAGAAAAGGGGTTGCTTATTGTAGTGTTGGCGTTCGATAAATTTCAGGCCTATTTGAttggaaccaaagtcatcgtctacacagaccaTGCAATCTTCAA GTTAGAAACTCGGAATCATGTAGCTGAGGGAGATTTCTTCAAGAAAACATTCCCGGATGAGCAATTGTTGGCCATTACTGCTGGGGAGGTTCCATGGTATGCAAATTTTGTGAACTATCTGGCAAGTGGAGAGATGCCGCCTGATCTTGAACCTTATGCTAAAAAGAAGTTCTTGCGAGATGTGAG GTATCAGAGAACAGGAACAATCACGAAAAGGCATAAGATGCCATTGCACGGTATTATGGAGGTTGAAATATTTGATGTGTGGggaattgattttatgggtccgtttccCTTGTCCAGTGGGTGTAACCACATTTTTGTGGCCGTTGACTATGTGtcgaagtgggtggaggccattgctcttcctaccaATGATGCCGAGGTGGTGGCAACTTTGTGA